A window of Verrucomicrobiota bacterium contains these coding sequences:
- a CDS encoding immunoglobulin domain-containing protein: protein MVSQDSGGTANGGVDKATNAFTISVTPVNDPPVITLASNNVLVLEDAGVTAVPGFVTTSPGPANESAQSVTNLTVLSVSNPSLFSVQPALALNGTLTFTTATNANGAATVTIMAQDNGGTANGGIDSTTNAFTLTVIPVNDPPVITLASNNVTVLEDAGVVTVLGFVTVSSYGAPNETNQSILGYTLTADAPALFSVPPALSLAGTLTFTPATNANGVTTVTVVSQDNGGTAYGGVDKATNTFTISIAPVNDPPSFTLNGNYFTAGASTTLVSWGNQILPTGANGSFARVAAGGLCSLAVKSNGTVVAWGNFYDPTVLDGLSNVVAMAAGYYHSLAVRADGTVVAWGDNSYDEATVPDGLSNVLAVAVGFYHSLALRADGTVVAWGENWFGETTVPSGLSNVVAVAAGGYHNLALKNDGTVVAWGDNNSGQTTVPVGLSNVVAVAAGGYHNLALKNDGTVVAWGDNSSGQTTALVGLSNVVAVSAGDAHSLALKNDGTVVAWGYNWQGQTTVPVGLSNVVAVASGSLHNLVLKSDGTLVAWGDNTYGETFVPGGLSNVVAVAEGSSHTLALKTDGTVMAWGDNGYGQTTVPAGLSNVVALGAGNLHSLALKCDGTVVAWGQYYNGSAYVPMTVPVGLSNVVAVGASYWHSLALKNDGTVVAWGYNGYGETTVPVGLSNVVAVGAGYWHSLALKNDGTVVAWGDNSYGATTVPAGLSNVVSVAAGDFYSLAVKRDGTVVAWGQYYNGSAYVPMTVPAGLSNVVAVGAGYWHSLALKNNGTVVACGYNGQGQTTVPVGLSNVVAVAAGGFTSLAVVTNTSVVALSSTIAEDSGPQTLPNAVTNISPGPLDEATQTVTFIVTNDTPSLFGVQPAISPSGTLTYTPTNTFGVATVTVYAKDNGGTANGGVDTSAPQTFTITITPVNDPPMIALATNNLVVLEDAGSVSVPSFATVTSYGANETNQTLLGYTLTADAPALFSVQPALALNGTLTFTTATNANGVTTVTVVSQDSGGTAYGGMDKATNTFTLTVLPVNDPPSFKPGIGSPGLQPSQVIGWGDNSDNQSQFLPPGVTFTNLAAGGYNSLAIKNDGSLLALGDNTYGQTTVPAGAQKGVKAVAAGMQFLLALKTNGAVVAWGKNSVGQTNVPVGAQSGIMAIAAGWLHCLALKTNGAVIAWGDNSAGQTNVPPGAQSGVVAIAAGYNFSLALRNDGSVVAWGDNSVGQTNVPAGALSGVGAIAAGHNHCLALKADGSIVAWGDNSFGQTGVPAAAQSGVLAVAAGMQFSVALRNDGAVVVWGNYSHVPTGAQSGVVAIAAGGQHILALKSDGSILGWGYDYFGQTDFPVMAPSGVASLAAGWGFSLALKTNGMVVAWGHNYFGQAEVPIPAQSGVLAIAAGEYHSLALKTNGAVVAWGDNSVGQTNVPPGAQSGVTAIAAGGLHNLALKSDGSVVAWGDNSAGQTTVPVGAQSGVVAVAGGYHHSLALRSDGSVVAWGDPTYGQTNVPAGALSGVVAIAAGGQRSLALRSDGTVVVWGDAYSSATMPSGLSGVVAIAAGNAFSLALKNDGSAIGWGDNSLGQISVPAGAQGGILAVAAGMFHSLAIVTNVMGVGVTEDSGPQSLPNAVTNISPGPANESAQTVSFVVTNDTPGLFSAQPAISPSGTLTYTPATNRYGVATVTVYAKDNGGTANGGMNTSAPWKFTITITPVNDPPIIGLATNNVVVLEDAGSVTVPSFATVTSYGANETNQTLLGYTVTVNVSTLFSVQPALDVNGTLTFTTTTNANGVTAVTVVAQDNGGTAYGGLDKTTNTFTITLTPVNDPPIITLASNNVVVLEDASAVTVPGLVSTSRGPANESAQSVTNLTVLSVSNPSLFSVQPALALNGTLTFTTATNANGVATVTIMAQDNGGTANGGVDKATNSFTVTVTPVNDPPIITFATNNLAVQANGTPVTVPGFATVASFGAPNETNQTLLGYTVTASTPALFNVQPALDLSGTLTFTPVFNTEGFSTIAVVAQDNGGTANGGLDKATNTFVITLHVPPSITTQPLSRSDLIGSSASFSVGALGAAPLSYQWYQNGSAIPTATNSTLSLQSLALSHAGGYTVVVTNAYGTVTSTVATLTVLLQGYNFTTLAGLTGTYGSIDAAGTNARLNAPYGVALDGAGNVYFSDSVNYTLRKATPAGGVTTLAGLAGILGSANGTSNSARFFFPRGVAVDGATNLYVADAANHTIRKITPAGVVSTYAGIPGTNGSTDGPAGLARFYNPSGVAVDSATNVYVADTANHTIRLITPAGVVSTVAGSAANPGSADGTNAVARFYNPSGVAVDAVGNLYVADTGNHTIRRIAPGGVVTTVAGSSGNSGSADGTGSAARFYSPSGVAVDVTGSLYVADTGNQTIRKLTPGGTASTVGGLASAAGSSDGTGANAQFWAPEGIAVDGSGNLYVTDYSNNTLRKGQLLGLPSIVAPPQGLLVGVGSNAAFNVTAWGAQPLSYQWRLNGGAVAQATNATLALTNVQVGNAGNYDVVVTDSYGSVTSAVAMLTLVLPPTITTQPLSLTTVATSNATFSVSAAGTAPLSYQWFKDGLAVGGAVNSNYVLGSVQTNQAGQYSVLITNLAGSVTSRVASLTVLLSATNTSFRFGGAGAAFTNGNFHLRLNCPPGAGIIVVEASPDLETWQPVLTNYFNGTPVNVAVPMGTNRNQYLRSRTGQ, encoded by the coding sequence GTCACCCCGGTGAATGATCCGCCGGTGATCACCTTGGCCTCAAACAACGTCTTGGTGCTGGAGGACGCTGGCGTGACGGCTGTGCCCGGATTCGTCACCACTTCGCCCGGGCCGGCCAATGAGAGCGCCCAGAGCGTGACCAACCTGACGGTCCTGAGTGTCAGCAATCCCTCCCTCTTCTCGGTGCAACCCGCGCTGGCCCTGAACGGCACTCTGACCTTCACCACCGCCACCAACGCCAACGGCGCGGCCACCGTGACGATCATGGCCCAGGACAACGGCGGCACCGCTAACGGTGGGATTGATTCGACGACGAACGCCTTCACCCTCACCGTCATTCCGGTGAATGACCCGCCCGTGATTACCCTGGCCTCGAACAACGTGACCGTGCTGGAAGATGCCGGTGTCGTTACCGTGCTCGGCTTCGTCACCGTATCCAGCTATGGCGCGCCGAACGAGACCAATCAAAGCATCCTGGGCTACACGCTTACCGCCGATGCCCCCGCGCTCTTCAGCGTACCGCCCGCGCTCAGTCTGGCTGGCACCTTAACTTTCACCCCTGCCACCAATGCCAATGGCGTCACCACGGTGACCGTGGTCTCGCAGGACAACGGCGGCACGGCCTACGGCGGGGTGGATAAGGCGACCAACACCTTCACGATTAGCATCGCGCCGGTGAACGACCCGCCCTCGTTTACCCTAAATGGGAATTATTTTACAGCAGGGGCCTCCACCACGTTGGTGAGCTGGGGAAATCAGATTTTGCCAACCGGAGCGAATGGGTCATTTGCCAGAGTGGCGGCGGGGGGGCTTTGCAGCCTGGCAGTGAAGAGTAACGGCACGGTAGTGGCGTGGGGTAATTTCTACGATCCAACCGTTTTGGACGGGTTGAGCAATGTGGTTGCGATGGCCGCGGGGTATTATCATAGCCTGGCCGTGAGGGCCGACGGAACAGTGGTCGCCTGGGGTGACAACTCGTACGACGAGGCCACCGTTCCGGACGGGTTGAGCAATGTGCTGGCGGTGGCCGTGGGGTTTTATCATAGCCTGGCCTTGAGGGCCGACGGAACAGTGGTCGCCTGGGGAGAGAACTGGTTCGGCGAGACCACCGTCCCGTCCGGGCTGAGTAACGTAGTGGCAGTTGCCGCAGGGGGTTATCATAACCTGGCTTTGAAGAACGATGGGACGGTGGTGGCTTGGGGTGATAATAACTCTGGCCAGACCACCGTTCCGGTCGGCCTGAGCAACGTGGTGGCAGTTGCCGCAGGGGGTTATCATAACCTAGCTTTGAAGAACGATGGGACGGTGGTGGCTTGGGGTGATAATAGCTCTGGCCAGACCACCGCTCTGGTCGGCCTGAGCAACGTGGTGGCGGTATCCGCGGGGGACGCTCACAGTCTGGCCTTGAAGAATGACGGGACGGTGGTGGCTTGGGGGTACAATTGGCAAGGCCAGACCACCGTTCCGGTCGGCTTGAGCAACGTGGTGGCGGTGGCCTCCGGGTCGTTGCATAATTTGGTATTGAAGAGCGACGGAACGCTGGTGGCTTGGGGTGATAATACCTATGGCGAAACATTCGTGCCGGGCGGACTAAGCAACGTGGTGGCGGTGGCGGAAGGTTCTAGTCATACTCTGGCTTTGAAAACCGACGGAACGGTGATGGCTTGGGGGGACAATGGGTATGGCCAGACCACCGTTCCGGCCGGGCTGAGCAACGTGGTGGCGCTGGGTGCGGGTAATTTACATAGCCTGGCTTTGAAGTGCGACGGGACGGTAGTGGCCTGGGGTCAATACTACAATGGTTCAGCTTACGTCCCCATGACGGTTCCTGTCGGCCTGAGCAACGTGGTGGCCGTGGGGGCGAGCTACTGGCATAGCCTGGCTTTGAAGAATGACGGAACGGTAGTGGCTTGGGGGTACAATGGCTATGGGGAGACAACCGTTCCTGTCGGCCTGAGCAACGTGGTGGCCGTGGGGGCGGGCTACTGGCATAGCCTGGCTTTGAAGAATGACGGAACGGTAGTGGCTTGGGGGGACAATAGCTATGGGGCGACAACCGTTCCGGCCGGGCTGAGCAACGTGGTGTCGGTAGCAGCAGGGGATTTTTATAGCCTGGCTGTGAAGCGCGACGGGACGGTGGTGGCCTGGGGTCAATACTACAATGGTTCAGCTTACGTCCCCATGACGGTTCCGGCTGGGCTGAGCAACGTGGTGGCCGTGGGGGCGGGCTACTGGCATAGTCTGGCTTTGAAGAATAACGGAACGGTAGTGGCTTGCGGGTACAATGGGCAAGGCCAGACCACCGTTCCGGTCGGCCTCAGCAACGTGGTTGCGGTAGCCGCAGGGGGCTTCACCAGCTTGGCAGTGGTAACCAACACCTCCGTAGTGGCCCTGAGCTCAACCATTGCCGAAGACAGCGGCCCGCAGACCCTTCCGAACGCCGTGACCAATATCTCTCCCGGCCCCCTGGATGAAGCCACGCAAACCGTGACTTTCATCGTCACGAATGATACCCCTAGCCTCTTTGGCGTCCAGCCCGCGATCAGCCCCAGTGGCACGCTGACCTACACGCCCACCAATACCTTCGGCGTAGCCACGGTCACCGTCTATGCCAAGGACAACGGCGGCACTGCCAATGGCGGCGTGGACACCAGCGCCCCGCAGACCTTTACCATTACCATCACGCCGGTAAATGATCCGCCGATGATTGCCCTGGCCACGAACAACCTGGTGGTGCTCGAAGACGCCGGCTCCGTGTCCGTCCCGAGTTTCGCTACCGTGACCAGTTATGGGGCCAATGAAACCAACCAAACCCTCCTGGGTTACACGCTCACGGCGGACGCGCCCGCCCTGTTCAGTGTTCAGCCGGCGCTCGCCTTGAACGGCACCCTGACCTTTACTACCGCCACTAACGCCAACGGCGTTACGACGGTAACCGTGGTTTCACAGGACAGCGGCGGCACGGCCTACGGTGGCATGGATAAGGCGACCAACACGTTCACCCTTACCGTGCTCCCGGTCAATGACCCGCCAAGTTTCAAGCCGGGCATAGGGAGTCCAGGCCTGCAGCCGAGCCAAGTCATTGGCTGGGGAGACAACAGTGACAATCAATCTCAATTTCTACCGCCAGGGGTCACCTTCACCAACCTGGCGGCAGGCGGGTATAATAGCTTGGCCATCAAGAACGACGGTTCCCTGCTGGCCTTAGGCGACAACACCTACGGTCAGACTACGGTTCCAGCCGGGGCCCAGAAGGGCGTGAAGGCGGTCGCGGCGGGCATGCAATTCCTCTTGGCGCTCAAGACCAATGGGGCGGTAGTAGCCTGGGGTAAGAATTCCGTTGGCCAGACGAATGTGCCGGTTGGAGCCCAGAGCGGCATCATGGCTATCGCAGCCGGTTGGCTGCACTGCCTGGCGCTCAAGACCAATGGGGCGGTGATCGCGTGGGGGGATAATTCCGCAGGCCAGACGAATGTGCCGCCGGGGGCGCAGAGCGGAGTGGTGGCGATCGCTGCGGGTTATAATTTTAGTCTGGCGCTTAGAAATGACGGTTCCGTGGTGGCGTGGGGAGACAATTCCGTCGGCCAGACGAATGTGCCAGCAGGGGCGCTGAGCGGAGTGGGGGCCATCGCGGCAGGCCATAATCACTGCCTGGCCCTCAAGGCAGACGGTTCGATCGTGGCGTGGGGGGATAATTCCTTCGGCCAGACGGGGGTACCGGCAGCGGCCCAAAGCGGGGTGCTGGCCGTCGCCGCCGGCATGCAGTTCAGCGTGGCGCTCAGAAATGACGGTGCCGTGGTGGTGTGGGGCAATTACAGCCATGTGCCAACCGGGGCGCAGAGTGGGGTCGTGGCCATCGCGGCAGGTGGTCAACATATTCTGGCGCTCAAGAGCGATGGCTCGATCCTGGGTTGGGGTTACGATTACTTTGGACAGACGGATTTTCCGGTCATGGCACCCAGCGGTGTCGCATCCCTCGCGGCGGGTTGGGGCTTCAGTCTGGCCCTCAAGACCAACGGCATGGTTGTGGCGTGGGGGCACAATTATTTCGGGCAGGCGGAAGTGCCGATTCCGGCGCAAAGTGGCGTGCTGGCCATCGCGGCCGGAGAATACCACAGTCTGGCGCTTAAGACCAACGGAGCGGTCGTGGCCTGGGGGGATAATAGTGTGGGCCAAACCAACGTTCCGCCGGGGGCCCAAAGTGGGGTGACGGCCATTGCAGCGGGTGGCTTACATAACCTGGCGCTCAAGAGCGACGGCTCCGTCGTAGCCTGGGGCGATAACTCCGCTGGTCAGACCACGGTTCCCGTAGGGGCCCAAAGCGGGGTAGTGGCGGTGGCCGGAGGGTATCATCACAGTCTGGCGCTCCGGAGCGACGGTTCTGTGGTGGCCTGGGGCGACCCTACCTATGGGCAGACGAATGTGCCAGCGGGGGCGCTTAGCGGCGTCGTGGCCATTGCAGCGGGCGGGCAACGCAGTCTGGCGCTCAGGAGTGACGGAACCGTCGTGGTTTGGGGGGATGCTTATAGCTCGGCAACGATGCCCAGTGGCTTGAGTGGGGTGGTGGCGATTGCGGCCGGCAATGCGTTCAGTTTGGCGCTTAAAAATGACGGCTCGGCGATTGGTTGGGGCGACAATAGTCTCGGCCAAATATCAGTTCCGGCAGGGGCTCAGGGGGGAATCCTCGCGGTTGCCGCAGGCATGTTCCACAGTTTGGCCATTGTGACCAACGTCATGGGTGTGGGAGTGACGGAAGATAGCGGCCCGCAAAGCCTCCCGAACGCCGTGACCAATATTTCCCCGGGGCCGGCGAACGAATCCGCGCAAACAGTGAGTTTCGTGGTCACCAACGATACCCCCGGCCTCTTTAGCGCCCAACCCGCCATCAGCCCCAGTGGCACCCTTACTTATACTCCAGCCACCAACCGCTACGGCGTGGCTACCGTGACCGTCTATGCCAAAGACAATGGTGGCACCGCCAACGGCGGCATGAACACAAGCGCACCCTGGAAATTTACCATCACCATCACGCCAGTGAATGACCCGCCGATTATCGGCCTCGCCACGAATAACGTGGTCGTGCTTGAAGATGCCGGCTCCGTAACCGTCCCCAGCTTTGCCACCGTGACCAGTTATGGGGCGAATGAAACCAACCAAACCCTCTTGGGCTACACTGTCACCGTGAATGTGTCCACCTTGTTTAGTGTCCAGCCAGCGCTGGATGTGAACGGTACCCTAACTTTTACTACCACGACCAACGCCAACGGTGTCACCGCCGTAACCGTGGTGGCCCAGGATAATGGCGGGACGGCCTACGGCGGCTTGGACAAGACGACCAACACGTTCACGATCACTCTCACGCCAGTGAACGACCCGCCGATCATCACCTTGGCCTCGAACAACGTGGTGGTCCTCGAAGATGCCAGCGCGGTGACTGTGCCCGGTTTGGTCAGCACCTCGCGCGGCCCGGCCAACGAAAGCGCCCAGAGCGTCACCAACCTGACGGTGCTGAGTGTTAGCAACCCCTCGCTCTTCTCCGTGCAACCAGCGCTGGCTTTGAACGGCACCCTGACCTTCACCACCGCCACCAATGCCAACGGCGTCGCCACCGTCACGATCATGGCCCAGGACAACGGTGGTACCGCCAACGGCGGCGTGGACAAGGCGACCAACTCCTTCACCGTAACGGTGACGCCGGTGAACGATCCGCCGATCATCACCTTTGCCACGAACAATTTAGCCGTCCAGGCGAACGGCACCCCGGTGACCGTGCCCGGCTTTGCGACCGTGGCCAGCTTCGGCGCCCCGAATGAAACCAACCAAACCCTTCTGGGCTACACCGTCACCGCTAGCACGCCCGCCCTGTTTAATGTCCAGCCCGCGCTGGATCTCAGCGGCACCTTGACCTTCACCCCCGTGTTCAATACCGAAGGTTTCTCCACCATCGCCGTTGTGGCCCAGGACAATGGCGGCACGGCCAACGGCGGCCTCGACAAGGCCACCAATACCTTCGTCATCACGCTCCACGTGCCGCCCTCGATCACCACGCAACCGCTCAGTCGGTCTGACCTGATTGGCAGTTCCGCAAGCTTCAGCGTGGGTGCGCTTGGAGCCGCGCCGCTCAGCTATCAGTGGTACCAAAATGGTTCGGCCATTCCCACGGCCACCAATTCAACTCTCAGCCTCCAGTCCTTGGCCTTGAGCCACGCGGGCGGTTACACGGTGGTGGTCACCAATGCCTATGGCACCGTCACCAGCACCGTCGCCACTCTGACCGTCCTGTTGCAAGGTTACAACTTCACGACCCTCGCCGGCTTGACGGGAACCTACGGCAGCATCGACGCCGCCGGCACGAATGCCCGGCTCAACGCCCCTTACGGCGTGGCGCTGGACGGCGCGGGGAATGTTTATTTCTCCGACTCAGTGAATTACACCCTTCGCAAGGCGACCCCGGCTGGCGGCGTGACCACCCTGGCGGGCCTGGCGGGCATTTTGGGCAGTGCCAATGGGACGAGCAACTCGGCGAGATTCTTCTTCCCGCGTGGGGTGGCGGTGGATGGCGCGACCAACCTTTATGTGGCCGATGCCGCCAACCACACCATTCGCAAGATCACCCCCGCCGGAGTTGTGAGCACCTACGCGGGCATTCCCGGCACCAACGGAAGCACCGACGGCCCGGCGGGTTTGGCTCGGTTTTACAATCCGTCAGGGGTCGCCGTGGATAGCGCGACCAACGTCTATGTGGCCGACACCGCCAACCACACGATCCGCCTGATCACGCCGGCCGGCGTGGTCAGCACCGTGGCGGGCTCGGCGGCCAATCCCGGCAGTGCGGATGGGACAAATGCCGTCGCGCGCTTTTACAACCCCTCGGGCGTGGCGGTGGACGCTGTCGGCAACCTCTATGTGGCCGACACCGGCAACCACACTATTCGTAGAATTGCGCCCGGCGGAGTCGTGACGACCGTGGCCGGATCGTCCGGCAACAGTGGCAGTGCCGACGGAACCGGTAGCGCGGCCCGGTTCTACTCGCCCTCGGGCGTGGCGGTGGATGTTACCGGCAGCCTGTATGTGGCCGACACCGGCAACCAGACCATCCGGAAACTGACGCCGGGCGGGACCGCAAGCACCGTGGGCGGTTTGGCCAGCGCCGCCGGGAGTTCGGATGGGACCGGGGCCAATGCCCAGTTTTGGGCGCCGGAAGGCATCGCCGTGGACGGCTCGGGCAACCTGTACGTGACGGACTACTCGAACAACACGCTGCGGAAGGGGCAGTTGCTGGGCCTGCCCAGCATCGTGGCTCCGCCGCAGGGTCTGCTGGTCGGGGTCGGCAGCAACGCTGCCTTCAACGTTACGGCGTGGGGCGCTCAGCCGCTCAGTTACCAATGGCGGTTGAACGGCGGGGCTGTAGCCCAGGCCACTAATGCCACGCTCGCGCTCACCAACGTTCAGGTCGGCAACGCGGGTAATTATGACGTGGTGGTGACCGATAGCTATGGTTCGGTGACCAGCGCGGTGGCGATGCTGACGCTTGTGCTACCCCCGACCATCACGACGCAACCGCTGAGCCTGACCACGGTGGCAACCTCGAACGCGACCTTCAGCGTGTCCGCCGCCGGCACCGCGCCGCTGAGCTATCAATGGTTCAAGGACGGTTTAGCGGTCGGTGGGGCGGTGAACAGCAATTATGTGTTAGGGAGCGTGCAAACCAACCAGGCGGGTCAATACAGCGTGTTGATTACCAACCTGGCCGGCAGCGTGACCAGCCGGGTGGCGAGTTTGACCGTGCTGCTGTCCGCTACCAACACCAGCTTCCGGTTCGGCGGCGCGGGCGCAGCCTTCACCAACGGCAACTTCCACCTCCGGTTGAACTGCCCGCCAGGCGCGGGGATCATTGTGGTCGAAGCCTCCCCCGATCTGGAGACCTGGCAGCCGGTACTGACGAACTACTTCAACGGAACTCCTGTGAATGTGGCGGTCCCGATGGGCACGAACCGTAATCAGTACCTGCGTTCGCGCACCGGCCAATAG